One segment of Proteus appendicitidis DNA contains the following:
- a CDS encoding DUF1090 domain-containing protein, producing MKKLLLTAITLSLLASNAYADRSTNGCEIKKQNIQKQMEYAKAHGNQYRIQGLERALQNVERYCTPEKVVENTRLELREKQLDVKERELELKEAQLKGDADKIAKQERKLAEEKADLKAIEEELNLLTK from the coding sequence ATGAAAAAATTACTTTTGACTGCCATAACCTTAAGCTTACTCGCAAGTAATGCTTATGCCGATAGATCAACCAATGGCTGTGAGATAAAAAAGCAGAATATCCAAAAACAAATGGAATATGCAAAAGCACATGGTAATCAATATCGAATCCAAGGCTTGGAACGAGCATTACAAAATGTTGAACGCTATTGCACACCTGAAAAAGTAGTTGAAAACACGCGCCTTGAATTACGTGAAAAACAACTTGATGTTAAAGAGCGGGAGCTAGAATTAAAAGAAGCACAACTTAAAGGTGATGCAGATAAAATTGCTAAACAAGAAAGAAAACTCGCTGAAGAAAAGGCAGATTTAAAAGCAATTGAAGAAGAATTAAATCTACTGACAAAGTAG
- a CDS encoding NAD(P)/FAD-dependent oxidoreductase codes for MKISRRKLLLGVGAAGVLAGGAALVPMVRRDGKFVEAKSRVSFVEGTEGALPKESDAVIIGGGIQGIMTAINLAERGMSVTILEKGEIGGEQSGRAYSQIISYQTSPEIFPLHHYGKILWRGMNEKIGADTSYRTQGRVEALADEKALDKAQAWIKTAKETAGFDTPLNTRIIKGEELSNRLVGAQTPWTVAAFEEDSGSVDPETGTPALARYAKQIGVKIYTNCAVRGIETAGGKISDVVTEKGAIRTSHVVLAGGIWSRLFMGNMGIDIPTLNVYLSQQRVSGVPGAPRGNVHLPNGIHFREQADGTYAVAPRIFTSSIVKDSFLLGPKFMHLLGGGELPLEFSIGEDLFNSFKMATSWKLDEKTPFEQYRVATATQNTEHLDAVFQRMKAEFPVFEKSQVVERWGAVVSPTFDELPIISEVKEYPGLVINTATVWGMTESPAAGEVTADIVTGKKPVIDPTPFSMDRFKK; via the coding sequence ATGAAAATTTCAAGGAGAAAGCTGCTTTTAGGTGTTGGTGCTGCGGGTGTTTTAGCCGGTGGTGCTGCGTTAGTTCCAATGGTTCGCCGTGATGGTAAATTCGTTGAAGCTAAATCTAGAGTATCATTTGTCGAAGGTACAGAGGGTGCGCTGCCTAAAGAATCTGATGCAGTGATTATTGGTGGTGGTATCCAAGGTATCATGACCGCTATCAACCTTGCAGAACGTGGCATGAGTGTCACTATTTTAGAAAAAGGCGAGATTGGCGGTGAACAATCAGGCCGAGCATACAGCCAAATTATTAGTTATCAAACATCACCAGAAATTTTCCCATTACACCATTACGGGAAAATCTTATGGCGTGGAATGAACGAGAAAATTGGTGCAGATACCAGTTATCGTACACAAGGTCGTGTAGAAGCCCTTGCTGATGAAAAAGCACTTGATAAAGCTCAAGCGTGGATCAAAACAGCAAAAGAAACGGCTGGATTTGATACACCATTAAATACGCGCATTATTAAAGGTGAAGAGTTATCAAACCGTCTTGTTGGTGCTCAAACACCATGGACTGTTGCCGCTTTTGAAGAAGACTCAGGCTCTGTTGACCCAGAAACAGGCACACCGGCATTAGCACGCTATGCTAAACAAATTGGCGTAAAAATCTATACCAACTGCGCGGTAAGAGGCATTGAAACTGCGGGTGGTAAAATTTCTGATGTTGTAACAGAAAAAGGCGCAATTAGAACATCTCACGTTGTTCTAGCTGGTGGTATTTGGTCACGTTTATTTATGGGTAACATGGGCATTGATATTCCAACGCTGAATGTTTACTTATCACAACAACGTGTATCAGGTGTTCCAGGCGCACCTCGTGGTAACGTACATTTACCAAACGGTATTCACTTCCGCGAGCAAGCCGATGGCACTTATGCTGTCGCACCACGTATTTTCACAAGTTCTATCGTAAAAGATAGCTTCTTGTTAGGACCTAAGTTCATGCACCTATTAGGTGGTGGTGAGCTACCATTAGAATTCTCTATCGGTGAAGATTTATTTAACTCATTCAAGATGGCAACATCTTGGAAATTAGATGAAAAAACACCGTTTGAACAATATCGTGTTGCAACAGCAACGCAAAATACTGAGCACTTGGATGCTGTATTCCAAAGAATGAAAGCTGAATTCCCAGTATTTGAAAAATCACAAGTTGTTGAACGTTGGGGGGCGGTCGTGAGTCCAACATTTGATGAATTACCTATTATTTCAGAGGTCAAAGAATACCCAGGTCTAGTTATTAATACAGCGACAGTATGGGGTATGACCGAAAGTCCAGCAGCGGGTGAAGTGACTGCCGATATCGTTACGGGTAAGAAACCTGTTATTGATCCAACGCCATTTAGTATGGATCGTTTTAAGAAGTAA
- a CDS encoding LacI family DNA-binding transcriptional regulator, with product MAGIRDVAKKANVAASTVSRALNNSGYVSQAAREKIKKAVEELDYIPDTWLRNLYQQKSAVVGVIINSLEYPYFATVTRFIENKLAENGYSMMLCATQNSKVRERIFFDMLKRGQIDGIIAEYLLLDDSEYQHIQRPVVTLDRHLRDIPLVCSDHHTGGQLAAEHLIQKGCQKILYIEDNSSYLSSTPSYQSCLAFKETLIQAGIKPISCKVNWKEEEKDYFHSFATKILSLHSDIDAIFAADIPAMALFNEATRRNIAIPEKLKIVAYDGSPWLNQTLRQLTCIEQPFEKLAEKSVEVISALIENKAITDNVSVIPVKFIQGESS from the coding sequence ATGGCAGGGATCCGTGATGTCGCAAAAAAAGCCAATGTCGCAGCAAGTACTGTTTCCAGAGCATTAAATAACAGTGGCTATGTGTCTCAAGCGGCACGAGAAAAAATAAAAAAAGCGGTAGAAGAATTAGACTATATTCCAGATACTTGGCTAAGAAATTTATATCAACAAAAAAGTGCGGTTGTTGGTGTCATTATTAACAGCCTTGAATACCCTTATTTTGCGACAGTGACACGTTTTATTGAAAATAAGCTCGCTGAAAATGGCTATAGCATGATGTTATGTGCAACACAAAATAGCAAAGTACGTGAACGTATATTTTTTGATATGCTTAAACGCGGTCAGATTGACGGTATTATTGCAGAATATCTGTTATTGGATGATAGTGAATATCAGCATATTCAAAGACCCGTGGTAACGCTAGACCGTCATCTTCGTGATATTCCATTAGTTTGTTCCGATCATCATACGGGTGGCCAATTAGCGGCAGAACACCTTATTCAAAAAGGGTGCCAAAAAATCCTCTATATTGAAGATAATTCAAGTTATTTATCATCAACCCCTTCCTATCAAAGCTGTTTAGCTTTTAAAGAAACGCTTATTCAGGCAGGTATTAAACCTATTTCTTGTAAAGTAAATTGGAAAGAAGAAGAGAAAGACTACTTTCATTCTTTTGCAACAAAAATACTCTCTTTGCATTCAGATATTGATGCGATTTTTGCTGCTGATATTCCTGCCATGGCATTATTTAATGAAGCAACAAGGCGAAATATTGCCATTCCAGAAAAATTAAAAATTGTTGCTTACGATGGCAGCCCTTGGTTAAACCAAACACTGCGCCAATTAACCTGTATTGAACAACCTTTTGAAAAACTAGCCGAAAAAAGTGTAGAAGTGATTAGTGCATTAATTGAGAATAAAGCAATCACAGATAACGTCTCTGTTATTCCAGTGAAGTTTATTCAAGGTGAAAGTAGTTAA
- the yhjD gene encoding inner membrane protein YhjD, producing the protein MSEEQQPKTENEKTQLTQPLKKGLEKGIHGGKKAIGIGIKISNFITNIPFIAHLIRAAERFTDRMGNQFGAAITYFSFLSLIPVLMLSFACAGFVLASNPDLLAKLITGVANSIDDPTLASTVQQSIDTAVRQRTTVGLTGLAIALYSGVNWVGNLRQAILAQSRSVWERNKEEQEKIYFRYFRDFLALIGLLFALIVTITLTSVAGSAQRMIVHTLGLDGIEWLTPAWTTIGLTISITANYLLFLWILWILPRHQPKRISLIKGTLIAAIGFEILKSVMTWMLPKIASSPSGAAFGSVIGLMAFFYFFARLTLFCAAWIATDGPNMRKEQLSETQSTS; encoded by the coding sequence ATGTCAGAAGAGCAGCAACCCAAAACAGAGAATGAAAAAACTCAACTGACTCAGCCGCTTAAAAAAGGGCTGGAAAAAGGGATACATGGTGGAAAAAAGGCCATCGGTATTGGGATAAAAATCAGTAACTTTATTACTAACATCCCTTTTATTGCACATCTTATTCGTGCCGCTGAACGTTTTACTGACAGAATGGGAAATCAGTTTGGTGCCGCTATTACCTACTTTTCATTCTTATCATTAATTCCTGTATTAATGCTTTCCTTTGCTTGTGCGGGTTTCGTTTTAGCCTCAAATCCAGATTTACTCGCTAAATTAATTACAGGTGTCGCAAATAGCATTGACGATCCAACGCTTGCTTCCACCGTTCAACAAAGTATTGATACCGCAGTTCGCCAGCGTACCACCGTGGGTTTAACCGGTTTAGCAATTGCACTTTATTCTGGTGTTAATTGGGTAGGTAATTTACGTCAAGCTATTTTGGCGCAATCACGCTCCGTTTGGGAAAGAAATAAAGAAGAGCAAGAGAAAATCTATTTCCGCTACTTTCGTGACTTTTTAGCATTAATTGGTTTACTTTTTGCGTTAATTGTCACTATTACGCTGACTTCTGTGGCGGGTTCAGCCCAAAGAATGATTGTTCATACATTGGGATTAGACGGTATTGAATGGCTAACACCAGCATGGACAACAATCGGCTTAACTATTTCCATTACTGCAAACTATTTACTCTTTTTATGGATATTGTGGATCTTACCTCGCCATCAACCAAAACGAATTTCGCTTATTAAAGGCACACTTATCGCTGCCATTGGTTTTGAAATATTGAAATCTGTTATGACATGGATGCTACCGAAAATCGCAAGCTCGCCTTCAGGTGCCGCATTTGGTTCAGTGATAGGTTTAATGGCTTTCTTCTACTTTTTTGCTCGATTAACACTCTTTTGTGCCGCGTGGATCGCCACTGATGGCCCAAATATGCGCAAAGAACAGTTGTCTGAAACGCAATCAACATCTTAA
- a CDS encoding 23S rRNA (adenine(2030)-N(6))-methyltransferase RlmJ, which yields MLSYRHSFHAGNHADVLKHIVQTLIIESLKEKEKPFLYLDTHAGAGRYQLTNAHATRTGEYLEGIARLWQQEEVPELILPYLEAVGELNASGELRYYPGSPLLAGKLLREQDSLVLTELHPTDFPLLRTEFSRDERARVSREDGFGQLKSKLPPPSRRGFALIDPPYELKQDYSAVVKGVVDGHKRFATGTYAIWYPVVHRQQIKRMLKELEATGIRKILQIELAVKPDSDQLGMTASGMIVINPPWKLESQMKSILPWLHKTLVPEGIGHTLVEWVVPE from the coding sequence ATGCTGAGCTATCGCCATAGTTTCCATGCTGGCAACCACGCCGATGTTTTAAAACATATTGTTCAAACACTCATCATTGAGTCTTTAAAAGAGAAAGAAAAACCTTTCCTTTATCTTGATACTCATGCTGGCGCTGGACGTTATCAATTAACCAATGCTCATGCGACCCGCACTGGCGAATATTTAGAAGGGATCGCACGCTTATGGCAGCAAGAAGAAGTGCCTGAGCTTATTTTGCCTTACCTTGAAGCGGTTGGAGAATTAAACGCAAGTGGGGAGCTGCGTTATTATCCGGGATCACCTCTATTAGCGGGCAAATTACTAAGAGAACAAGATTCTTTAGTGCTAACAGAATTGCATCCAACGGATTTTCCTTTATTACGTACCGAATTCTCTCGTGATGAGAGAGCCAGAGTTTCTCGTGAAGATGGTTTTGGCCAATTAAAATCTAAGTTACCTCCGCCAAGCCGTCGTGGGTTCGCATTAATTGATCCACCTTATGAACTCAAACAAGACTATTCTGCCGTTGTTAAAGGTGTTGTTGATGGTCATAAGCGCTTTGCGACAGGCACTTATGCGATTTGGTATCCCGTTGTTCACCGTCAGCAAATCAAACGTATGCTAAAAGAGCTTGAAGCAACAGGGATCCGTAAGATTTTACAAATTGAATTAGCAGTAAAACCCGATAGTGATCAATTAGGGATGACTGCATCAGGCATGATTGTGATTAATCCACCTTGGAAATTAGAATCACAAATGAAATCAATACTCCCTTGGTTACATAAAACCTTAGTTCCTGAGGGGATTGGACATACATTAGTTGAGTGGGTTGTACCAGAATAA
- a CDS encoding HAMP domain-containing protein, which translates to MKPHLKHSLTIKQMAAVAGVTLVTIAIFISIQLVYLIDQRREDYQNQLFNAGVSIQQPLADALLRSDLNDAKQQIVTLKATGILGKAIVMQPENVQVMNLDFAPKKEVSEFSSWLFGIPVEAVIPLQPLGITSTDDKSYSGHLILQADTNRFYRFASNTVALMLTTYLLMGLILTVAISWCINRIVVKPLRQIAVTLNKDSQVSALSCPKSHCDDEIGLLVKGYNHQKSDQKLPKV; encoded by the coding sequence ATGAAACCTCATCTTAAACATTCATTAACAATAAAACAAATGGCCGCTGTTGCGGGCGTTACGTTGGTGACTATTGCTATTTTTATCAGTATTCAACTTGTTTATTTGATAGATCAACGTCGTGAAGATTATCAAAATCAGCTTTTTAATGCGGGTGTCAGTATCCAGCAACCACTTGCTGATGCATTGTTACGTTCAGATTTGAATGATGCTAAACAACAGATTGTTACACTAAAAGCGACGGGTATTTTGGGTAAAGCGATTGTCATGCAACCCGAAAATGTGCAAGTGATGAATTTAGATTTTGCACCTAAGAAAGAGGTCTCTGAATTCTCAAGTTGGCTTTTTGGTATTCCCGTTGAAGCTGTTATCCCTTTACAGCCATTAGGTATTACTTCAACAGATGATAAGTCCTATAGTGGTCATCTCATTTTACAGGCTGACACAAATCGTTTTTATCGTTTTGCTAGTAATACTGTTGCCTTGATGCTAACAACATATCTGTTGATGGGGCTTATTCTGACGGTTGCTATTAGTTGGTGTATTAATCGTATTGTTGTAAAACCTTTGCGCCAAATCGCCGTCACCCTCAATAAAGATAGCCAAGTTTCAGCGTTATCTTGTCCAAAATCACATTGTGATGATGAGATTGGTTTGCTGGTTAAAGGATATAATCATCAAAAATCTGATCAAAAATTGCCGAAGGTCTGA
- the gorA gene encoding glutathione-disulfide reductase, producing MTSKHYDYIAIGGGSGGIASINRAAMYGQKCALIEAKALGGTCVNVGCVPKKVMWHAAQIAEAIHQYGPDYGFDTTVNRFDWDTLISSRSAYIDRIHQSYDRVLGNNKVDVIQGFARFVDANTIEVNGEKITADNILIATGGRPVQPNIPGAEYGINSDGFFELKALPKRVAVVGAGYIAVELAGVLNALGSETHLFVRKHAPLRNFDPLIVETLLEVMETEGPKLHTHAIPKAVIKNADRSLTLQLENGTEQTVDTLIWAIGREPATDNLNLAATGVELNEKGYIKVDKFQNTNVKGIYAVGDNTGAVELTPVAVAAGRRLSERLFNNKPNEHLDYSNIPTVVFSHPAIGTVGLTEPQAVEQYGADQVKVYKSSFTAMYSAVTRHRQPCRMKLVCVGADEKIVGIHGIGFGMDEMLQGFAVALKMGATKKDFDDTVAIHPTAAEEFVTMR from the coding sequence ATGACGAGCAAACATTACGATTACATCGCCATCGGTGGCGGTAGTGGCGGTATCGCATCAATTAATAGAGCGGCAATGTATGGTCAAAAATGCGCATTAATTGAAGCGAAAGCATTAGGTGGCACTTGTGTTAACGTGGGTTGTGTACCTAAAAAAGTGATGTGGCATGCAGCGCAAATTGCTGAAGCTATTCATCAATACGGCCCTGATTATGGTTTTGATACCACAGTGAACCGTTTTGATTGGGATACGCTAATTAGTAGTCGTTCTGCTTATATTGACCGTATTCATCAATCTTATGACCGTGTCTTAGGTAATAACAAAGTTGATGTTATCCAAGGGTTTGCTCGTTTTGTTGATGCCAATACTATTGAAGTCAATGGTGAAAAGATCACCGCTGATAATATTCTGATTGCAACAGGCGGTCGTCCTGTTCAACCTAATATTCCAGGTGCTGAGTATGGTATTAATTCTGATGGCTTCTTTGAATTAAAAGCTTTACCAAAACGTGTTGCTGTTGTTGGCGCTGGTTATATCGCTGTTGAACTTGCTGGAGTGTTAAATGCTTTAGGTAGCGAAACACATCTATTTGTTCGTAAACATGCACCACTGCGTAATTTTGATCCATTAATCGTTGAAACACTGTTAGAAGTGATGGAAACCGAAGGACCTAAATTACATACACACGCTATTCCTAAAGCTGTGATTAAGAATGCAGACAGAAGTTTAACGCTACAACTGGAAAACGGCACAGAGCAAACAGTTGATACCTTAATCTGGGCAATTGGTCGTGAACCTGCAACAGATAACCTGAATCTGGCGGCAACGGGTGTTGAGTTAAATGAAAAAGGCTATATCAAAGTCGATAAATTCCAAAATACCAATGTAAAAGGAATTTATGCTGTTGGCGATAATACTGGGGCTGTTGAATTAACACCGGTTGCTGTTGCCGCAGGGCGTCGTTTGTCAGAGCGCTTATTTAACAACAAACCTAACGAACACTTAGACTATTCAAATATCCCAACGGTGGTATTTAGCCATCCTGCTATTGGTACTGTTGGTTTAACAGAGCCTCAAGCGGTTGAGCAATATGGTGCAGACCAAGTCAAAGTGTACAAATCGTCTTTCACTGCAATGTATAGTGCTGTGACGCGTCATCGTCAACCATGTCGTATGAAGTTGGTTTGTGTTGGTGCAGACGAAAAAATTGTGGGTATTCATGGTATTGGATTTGGTATGGATGAAATGCTACAAGGTTTTGCTGTGGCACTGAAAATGGGCGCAACGAAAAAAGACTTTGATGATACTGTGGCAATCCATCCAACTGCAGCAGAAGAATTTGTGACGATGAGATAA
- a CDS encoding serine hydrolase domain-containing protein, translated as MVQSMTDAFNALPSASAIYITGAGIPYPFGMAHGFADESTQKKLTVDTPFRIASNTKTFLAAAFLRLWEQDALSLDDDITKYLSANYQQTLLELGYDLKTITLRHLLSHSSGLFDHANEAYLEEVIKDPSHKWTREEQIARYAQQGFPIIPAGKRFIYSDTGYILLGDILSQFMRKNMATAVRDLLHFQDLDLPQTWWEDLELQPKHPKARARQFTGEHEGTHIDASMDAFGGGGLVMTTLELAKFTADLFEDRVYLHPSTLKEMKWQGSHTGAENYRLGLMAEETDLGTLYYHLGYWGSVAYYLPEKQIAIAGFTTQKNNREDLITIVKEAFKRL; from the coding sequence ATGGTTCAATCAATGACTGATGCTTTTAATGCCTTACCTTCAGCAAGTGCTATCTATATTACAGGTGCAGGTATTCCATACCCTTTTGGTATGGCGCACGGATTTGCCGATGAAAGTACCCAGAAAAAATTAACTGTAGATACGCCTTTTCGAATCGCTAGTAATACAAAAACCTTTCTCGCTGCCGCTTTTTTACGTTTATGGGAACAAGATGCTCTATCCCTTGATGATGATATAACTAAATATTTAAGTGCTAATTATCAACAGACATTATTAGAGCTAGGGTATGATCTTAAAACTATTACACTACGCCATTTATTAAGCCATAGCAGTGGGTTATTCGATCATGCAAATGAAGCTTACCTTGAAGAGGTGATTAAAGATCCCTCTCATAAATGGACAAGAGAAGAGCAAATAGCGCGCTATGCTCAACAAGGCTTTCCCATTATTCCTGCTGGAAAACGTTTCATTTATTCAGACACAGGATATATTTTATTAGGTGATATTCTTTCTCAGTTTATGAGAAAAAATATGGCAACCGCCGTTCGTGATTTATTGCATTTTCAAGATTTAGATCTACCACAAACGTGGTGGGAAGATTTAGAACTACAACCTAAGCATCCTAAAGCCCGTGCTAGACAGTTTACAGGTGAACATGAAGGTACTCATATTGATGCTTCAATGGATGCTTTTGGCGGTGGCGGGCTTGTGATGACAACCCTTGAGTTAGCTAAATTTACAGCTGATCTCTTCGAAGATAGAGTTTACTTGCATCCATCAACCTTAAAAGAGATGAAATGGCAAGGTTCACATACAGGTGCTGAAAATTATCGTTTAGGTTTAATGGCAGAAGAAACTGACCTAGGCACACTTTACTATCATCTTGGTTATTGGGGTTCGGTAGCTTATTATTTACCTGAAAAACAAATCGCTATTGCTGGCTTTACAACCCAAAAAAATAACCGTGAAGATTTGATAACCATTGTTAAAGAAGCGTTTAAACGCCTTTAA
- a CDS encoding RidA family protein → MRYKSLLVALPFIFGVASANAEGVVHHKLNGMPISESVEVTGGNLVFLSGKVPTKKSADAPEGVLASYGNTEEQTINVLEQIKTNLNKLDLGMDDIVKMQVFLVGGEETDGTMDFKGFMQGYSKFFDAEKTNKLPARSAFQVAKLANPAWRVEIEVIAVRPTK, encoded by the coding sequence ATGCGCTATAAAAGTTTACTTGTTGCCCTACCTTTCATTTTTGGTGTAGCAAGTGCGAACGCGGAGGGTGTTGTGCATCATAAATTAAATGGTATGCCAATTTCAGAATCTGTAGAAGTTACAGGTGGTAATCTTGTTTTCTTAAGTGGCAAAGTTCCAACTAAGAAATCAGCAGATGCGCCAGAAGGTGTATTAGCTTCTTATGGTAATACTGAAGAACAAACCATCAACGTGTTAGAGCAAATTAAAACTAACCTAAACAAACTTGATTTAGGTATGGATGATATCGTGAAAATGCAAGTCTTCTTAGTTGGTGGCGAAGAGACTGATGGGACTATGGATTTCAAAGGCTTTATGCAAGGTTATTCTAAATTCTTTGATGCAGAAAAAACCAACAAACTTCCAGCACGTTCAGCTTTTCAGGTTGCTAAATTAGCTAACCCAGCATGGCGTGTAGAAATTGAAGTTATCGCTGTTCGCCCTACAAAATAA
- a CDS encoding M16 family metallopeptidase encodes MTRILLGSVMFGAVICQAQAEALQPDPAWQEGRLANGFQWQILQTPQRPNDRIQIRLLVNTGSLSEKSNETGFSSLVSKLNVLENTGLTPEKRDNLWKNALDPDYPLPPMIVSYDFTVYNLSLPNNQPELLKDAFALLADIAKPAQYTEDAVRNAVQSPLPIATFPLNIEDPIWRSRLEGSNLKGHNPGKPVNQSVNTKELSDYQQRWYTPDMMTLYVAGNVDNRVLTESINQAFSPLSGKRVTPVPVPVLADMKPETLYVQEPMRAKDQIALIWDLDWSPVKDSDTLNKYWLSDLAREVIFVHLGRSLEQRKENDSTQVNIDCRVQYQRASCSLNIDTATTHIPALASWVGEELGRLRNQGISDELYRELQQEKQLQLTQLFARYAKTSTAILINQRLLSQQSNIIDIPPEQYQRLRQAFLAGLTKETLNQELSRVLSEDITFVLTQSGETPTVNLGELRIQFEKQVHPETANTPVPVATNATPNKAVETPAVTNPVTTPAVATTPAKKP; translated from the coding sequence ATGACACGAATTTTATTGGGAAGCGTTATGTTCGGCGCTGTTATTTGCCAAGCTCAAGCGGAAGCTTTACAGCCTGATCCGGCTTGGCAAGAAGGGCGGCTAGCAAATGGTTTTCAGTGGCAAATCTTACAAACACCGCAACGCCCAAATGATAGAATACAAATCCGTTTATTAGTCAATACTGGCTCTTTATCAGAAAAAAGCAATGAAACGGGTTTTTCATCCTTGGTGTCCAAACTCAACGTTTTGGAAAATACAGGTTTAACGCCAGAGAAACGCGATAATCTATGGAAAAATGCGTTAGATCCTGACTATCCGTTGCCTCCAATGATCGTTTCATACGATTTTACTGTTTATAATCTAAGTCTACCGAATAACCAGCCTGAGCTGTTAAAGGATGCTTTTGCATTATTAGCAGATATTGCTAAACCAGCACAATATACTGAAGATGCGGTTCGTAACGCAGTTCAATCGCCACTTCCGATTGCAACGTTTCCTCTTAATATTGAAGATCCTATCTGGCGCTCACGTCTTGAAGGCTCTAATTTAAAAGGTCACAATCCGGGCAAGCCTGTTAATCAATCTGTAAATACTAAAGAGCTGTCAGATTACCAACAACGTTGGTATACCCCAGATATGATGACACTTTATGTTGCAGGTAATGTTGATAATAGAGTGTTGACTGAAAGTATTAATCAGGCTTTTTCACCGTTATCAGGAAAGCGTGTAACACCAGTTCCAGTGCCTGTTCTTGCCGATATGAAACCTGAAACGTTATATGTGCAAGAGCCTATGCGTGCAAAAGACCAAATTGCTTTAATTTGGGATTTAGACTGGTCGCCAGTAAAAGACTCCGACACGTTAAATAAATATTGGTTAAGTGATTTAGCTCGCGAAGTTATTTTTGTGCATTTAGGTCGTAGCCTTGAACAACGTAAGGAAAACGACAGTACTCAAGTTAACATTGATTGCCGAGTACAATACCAGCGTGCAAGTTGTTCTTTAAATATTGATACTGCCACAACGCATATTCCTGCATTGGCATCATGGGTGGGAGAAGAATTGGGGCGCTTGCGTAACCAAGGTATCAGCGATGAGTTATACCGAGAGCTACAACAAGAAAAACAACTTCAATTAACTCAGTTATTTGCGCGTTATGCAAAAACCAGTACGGCTATTTTAATTAATCAGCGTCTGTTATCACAACAAAGCAATATTATTGATATTCCACCTGAACAATATCAGCGTTTACGCCAAGCATTTTTAGCTGGTTTAACAAAAGAGACATTAAATCAGGAGCTTTCAAGAGTTTTATCTGAAGATATTACTTTTGTATTAACGCAAAGTGGTGAAACACCAACGGTAAATTTAGGCGAATTGCGTATTCAATTTGAAAAGCAAGTTCATCCAGAAACGGCAAATACACCTGTACCTGTTGCAACTAATGCGACACCAAATAAAGCCGTTGAAACTCCCGCGGTAACTAATCCAGTAACTACTCCAGCGGTAGCAACAACACCGGCGAAAAAGCCGTAA
- a CDS encoding 2-hydroxymuconate tautomerase family protein, with amino-acid sequence MPYVNIKITREGATAEQKEQLIAGATQLLVDVLGKNPATTVVVIDEVETDNWGIGGKTVTELRAATKSK; translated from the coding sequence ATGCCATACGTTAATATTAAAATTACACGCGAAGGTGCAACCGCAGAGCAAAAAGAACAACTCATTGCGGGAGCAACACAACTTTTGGTTGATGTATTAGGCAAAAACCCAGCAACTACCGTTGTAGTGATTGATGAAGTTGAAACGGATAACTGGGGAATAGGCGGTAAAACAGTAACAGAATTACGAGCAGCAACAAAAAGTAAATAG